Genomic window (Chryseobacterium sp. H1D6B):
CTAAAATCAAAAAATATGGAATTAGGAATAGGAATGTTTGGTGATTTGGCTTTTGACCAGACAACTGGAAAATATAGAGATGCGGGAATTAAAATCCGTGAAATTCTTGAACAGGTAAAATTAATGGATGAGGTAGGAATTGATGTTTTCGCAATGGGAGAACACCACCGTCCGGATTATGCAGTTTCCTCACCTGAAATAGTTTTGGCAGCAGCGGCAAGTATCACAAAAAATATAAAGCTGGCGAGCGGTGTTACTGTTTTAAGTTCATCAGAACCCGTAAAAGTATATGAAGATTTCGCCACATTAGATTTAATCTCAGATGGAAGAGCGGAAATATTTGTAGGACGCGGAAGCTTCATTGAATCCTTTCCATTGTATGGATATTCTTTAAATGACTACGAACAGCTTTTTGACGAAAAATTAGAATTATTATTAAAAATAAATTCCGAAGAGAATGTGTCGTGGTCTGGAAAACTTCGGGCACCGATGCAGAACCAGACCGTTTATCCAAGAGCAAAAAATGAAGGTAAGCTTTCAATTTGGAGAGCTGTGGGCGGAACACCGCAGTCTGTTTTAAGTGCCGCTAAACTTGGAATGCCTTTAGTCGTTGCAATTATTGGAGGAATGCCGGTTCAGTTTAAAGACCTGATCGAATTCTACAAACAGGAATATGCAGAAGCAGGACATGATATATCTAAAATGCAGATCGCAGTTCATTCCCACACTTTTGTGAGTGATGAGCAAAATGTTGTAGACGGATATTTCAACAATTATAAGTCACAGATGGACAGAATTGGAGCATCAAGAGGATGGGCACCTTATACAAAAATGCAGTATGACGGAGGAAGAAGTAAAAACGGAGCATTATTTATTGGAAGTGCATCAGAAGTGGCAGATAAAATAGCTTATATGAAAGAGATCTTTGGGATCACAAGATTTATAGGGCATATGGACGTGGGAGATCCTGCTCATGATGTCATGATGAAGTCTATAGAATTATTTGGTGAAAAAGTGAAACCGGTCATTAAGAATTTATAAAACTAAACCTCTATTGAATTTTCAATAGAGGTTTTTAATTAGGCTGATAATAAGAAATTGCTACCTGCGGATGAAACGCAAACATAAAGGTTTCAAAACCATTTTTATTTTCAAGATCCTTGCTCAGAACATATTTATTGTCAATACTATCAATTAATAAAAGTGCAGGAGTATAGAAAGTAAGTCCTATTTTATGTTTTGAGGGATCTTCAATATTAGAGCTGATGAGGTCAAGCTTAAAATTTTCAATAGGGAAGAAGGTAGTCCCTAAAACATCAGGAAGACTTTTAATAACTCCGTTCAGCTGCGAAACATAATTAACAGCTGAAGCGCTTACTATAAAAGGAATTCTTTCTGCATGAGGATTTTTGGATAAAAGCTCCCAATAGTTTTTTACCGGATTTTCTTTGTCATCAAAAACCTGGTGCTGTATTTTATATTCAAAATACGTATCCTCAAAGATATATTGGTCCCACGTCATCGTAGAATTTTGATCAATAACGATCCGGAATGCAAGTTTTATTACAGCTTTCATAGTTTAAAATTTTTTTAAGACAGGGCAGTGTTTTTCGCTGCCCTGATCCTAATAATACAAAATCACAAATGAAAAAAATATCTAACAGCTTACAATAGTATCAGTTCGCCAACTTTACTATCTTCTTTATATTTCTAAAAAAATAATCAGGGCATTTTCACTTAATGCTTCAAATTCTAAAGTCTCAATCTCTTGCAGCAGAACAGCATCTCTGGTTTCCATTAATCTGTTTTGAAACTCAAAAGCGCCATTAACCACCATTCCGAAAATTTGGCTTTCTGAATGATAAAGTGAATACTCTTGTTCCATTCTTCCTTCGTACAGACCTATAAAATTGGGTAATTCTAAATTTCCTGAAATCGGGATCAGCATATTTCTCTGGTTTATTTGAAGCTCTTCAATGGAAAAAGAGTTTTCCTGCTTTTGAGATTTCATTTCAAAAATTAATAAATCTGCCTTTTCATCTGAAAGAGTATTTATAATGTTCAATGTCAGGCTTTCTGCAGTCTTTAAAGTAAAAACGTCGCGGGATGAAACTATTTTTTCAAAACCATTTATTTGAATTTTTCCATACAGCGTCAGAATCATAATGATGCTGCTCTCCTCTGGTTTTAAAATACAGCTTCCGTTTTCATCCAGCACAATTTCAGTTACTTTCCGTAGAATTCCGGCATCATCTTTATCAGAAACGATTTCGTTGATACGGCACGAATTTTCCTGTTTCCAGACCGCAAAATCTGCTTTGAAAATTTTTGAAGGACTTTGAACCAGCATGATAGTTGAATTTTAATTTTAATTAAATGAAATATCCGTTTAAGCCGAAACTTTTATAGTATGTGTCAATGCGTAACCTGCACTTACGCTTCCTGTAATGGTGCTCATCTCATTAGAAGTTCCGTCACTGAATACATTATCGTTTGCGTTGTAAGTGTAGCCGCTCATGCCTTTGTAGCCTGAACTTGCACCTACCAATACCACCGCACTATCACTTCCTTCAGGAAAAGCAATTTGGGTAACCAAAAGCGACTGTCCCGATGCATTGTAAACATGAACATGAATGTGGGTTGCTCTTCCGTTGTACCATCCAGGGAAAATAGACGTGAAACTTACCTGGCCGTTTGCGTTAGTTGTCTGTCTGCCTCTTAAAAAATGCACAGCAGTATAATTAGTCGGCTGCATTCCTGTCCCGCCGTATTCTGAATAATTTCCGTCTTTATCGCAGTGCCAGATATCTACAATAGCTCCCTGTAAATTAGCACAGCTGGCATTTACATTTTGTATGGTTAAAGTCATCGTAAACGGAACCCCGGTTCTGTCACTTATAATATTGCTTTGTACCAGGCTTGATGGTGTTTTTGTAGGAAAAGGGCCTTCAGTCTCAGAATTGGTTACAGAGCAGCCTGTTGATGAAGAACCTGAACTGGATTCAGAAGAAGTTACAGGATCATCATCACTGCTGCAGTGCATTAAAAGAGGTGCTGCTACTGCCGTTACACCCGCTAATCCTAAAGTTTTTAGAAAGCCTTTTCTATCAATTGTTTTCATAATAACGGATTTTTAAAGTTAATGAATGATTTAGCAGATAACTGATTAGAATGATTTTCTTGTCAGTTTTCTTAATTCAAATATATTTCCAAAATGCATTATTGAGAAATTTATGAGGTAAACGAAGAAAAAGTGTCGGTAAATGATGATTTTTTAAGAAAGGTTAAGAATTTTTCAAGACAAAAGCACAGAAAATTAAAATCAATAAATATGAATTTTATCCATTCACGATCTTCATCACATCATCTTTATAAGTTTCACCGATAGGAATAATGAAACCTTCAATGTGAATATTTTTATTGACAATAGTCTTTATATCTTTTACAGGAACGATGTAGGATCGGTGGACACGGATGAAATCCTTTGCAGGAAGCTTTTCTAAGATACTTTTCATAGAAGAGCGTGCTGTGATTTTTGCAGTATTTTTCAGATGGATCTGAATGTAATCATCCAGACCTTCGATCAGCCGGATGTCATTAAAATGAATCTTATGAAGCTTATAATCTGCCCGGATAGAAAGAGAGTAAGCCCCATCATTTTCAGAAACCACCTTCACTTTTTCTACCGCCGCTTTGAATCTCTCAAAGGAAAAAGGTTTCAGCAGATAATCCACAGCATTGATATTAAATGCATCTACCGCATATTCTGAATACGCGGTAGTAAAAATCACTTTTGTATTTTGAGAAATATTTTTATAGAAATCTAAACCGTTTTTTGCAGGCATTTCGATATCTAAGAAAATAAGATCCACAGGGTATTTGTTGAGATACCTTTGGGCATCACTTTGAATATTGAAGACCTTTTCAAGGGAAAGATTTTCAATTTTTTCAGCATAATTCTCAATAATCTTAAGAGCGAGAATTTCATCATCCAGGGCAACAGCTCTTATCATATTTTTCAGCTTAAATTGATTTGCAGGTCAACATTAAAAGTATTTCCGTTGTTATTTATTTTCAAGATATGTTTTTTTGGATACATTTGATTCAAATGTTCTTCCGTGTTTTTTAAACCAATTTTAAGACTGTATTCATCACCGGCAGTTTTATTAACGATATTATTAAAAACCTTGAAATGCAGCGTACTTTCCTGAACGATGATCTCTATGGAGATTTTTGAATTTTCTTCAGCATTAAAACCATATTTAAAGGCATTTTCAACAAAGTTAATTAATAGGAAAGGGGCTATTTTACTGCTTTCGGGATCACCGGTTTCACTATAAGAAAAATCTAAACTGCTGTCAGTCCGGATCAGCTGCAGTGCGATATAATCTTTTATGTAGTCAATTTCTTTGCTTAATTCAACGAGATCTTTACTGCTTTCCTGTACCACATACCGCATGACATTGGAAAGTTTTAAAATTCCATTCGGCGCATCATCAGATTTTAATAAAGCCAGGGAATAAATAGAATTCAAAATATTAAATAAAAAGTGAGGCTGCAGCTGGTATTTTAAATTTAATAATTCGGCCTTTGCTTTAGATCTTTCGATTTCCTTTTGTTCATTGGATCTGTAAATAAAAAGCGAACTCAGAAATGAAAATAAAAATGGGAGAATAGAAGTGAAGACTTTTTTAATCAGTGTATTATCTTTTTTAGCCCCCATTATCTCTGGGTTTGGATGAATTCCCGGGGCGCGCGGCGGAGGATTTTCTGACATTCTGTGTGATGGAGGAGGAATTCGCATTGTGATTTCCTTTGGAGGGTGATCTGCGTTTCCCTGCTGATTCGGAACAAAAAAGAAAGGCAGAAATACAACAACAGCATAACTGACAGCAATACAAACTGTAAATTCCAATATCTTTCTTCTTCTGAATAGTTTTGGAAGCAATATCATCAGATTCAGGTAAAAAAAGGCAACTATCAAAATGAATCTTATAAACTCCCTTTGAAAAGGCGCAGAACGGAAAACCGACAATGTGCCGTCAAAATCCGGTGAAGAGATCACAGGAATTGAAAGCAGCAGGAGAATAAGAACGATATGGTAAATTATTTTTTTCACATGAAATGAGATTGGCTGACTTGAGCTTTGTACTCAGTTAATAATGTGGCAAGTTTTTCAGCTGATATGCCGTAAGTATCTGGAATTGCTCCTTTTTTAGAGTTTAATTTGGCTGATTTTAAATAATATTCATTAAAATTAATCATGACCATTTTGTTCACTAGAACTCTTTTGGGAGTAAATCCTTCAATGACTTCCCACGGAATATGTGTTGACCTGAACAGTGATCTCATCTCGATTCCTTTTTCGGTTACCTGCAGATATGAAGAATTAGGAATCAGGGTAATCATAAAAACAATAGTGCAGATTCCAAAAAATACAGTATTAGAAATACCGATCAGTAAATTTCCCTTTTCAATTAGAAAAAATCCGGAGACTACAAATAATATACTGATTATTAAAAGGGCAGTCTGCTTGAGCCTGCTGGGATGTAAAGTAACCGGAAGTTGTTGCATTTATTATTTTTTTTCAAATGTAAATAAAAACCTATTGAAATGGATTAATTTATTTCAATCAGGCTTCCGCGCTCTTCATCCTTTGTAATATTCAGAGAAGCCGGGATTTTTTCTTTCAGTTCTTCTACATGCGAAATGATGCCGACGATCCTGTTTTCTTTCTGCAGACTCATTAATGTTTCAAAGACAATATTTACCGATTCAAGATCCTGTGTTCCGAACCCTTCATCGATAAAGAAAAAATTCTTTTCTGCTTTTGCGTTCGCCTGTACACTTTCTGCTAAAGCCAATGCCAGACTTAATGAAACCTGAAATGACTGTCCTCCGGAAAGGGTCTTTACACTCCGGCTCCGGCCTTCATTCAGATAATCGATGATTTCAAAATCATTATTTTCATTCAACTGCAGGCTCAGCTGATTTCTGGTCATTCTATGAAAACGGACATTCGCATGATCACATAATTGTCTCAGATAAATTGACGAGACGTACTGTATAAAACCAGCTCCTTTAAACAGATTGGTCATTATTTTTAAGTTCTCAGAACGCTTCTGAAGTTTTGCAGATTCTTTTAAAAGCTCTTCTTTTTTCTTGAATTCTTTTTCCAGTCTTTCAATTTCAGTAGTGATTTTTACTACAGAATCATTAGCCTGCTTTAAATCATTTTCAATAGTCTTAAATTGATTTTCAGCTAATAAAAACTGCTCTTCGTCGAAAGAAAAATCTTTTAATTTTAAACTCAATTCTTCGATCCCGTTTTTTAAAGTTGCCGACTGGATTCTAAACTGCTGGATTTTATTTCTCGTTTCCTGAACATTGATTTCAAGAATTAAAATATGCTGTACTTCTTCTAATGCAGTGAAATTGTGTTCAGATAAAGCCTGGTTCAAAGATCTGCTGTTGCTGGATATTTCTTTTTCTAACTCTGAGATTCGGCTTTCCAGCTGACTGACAATGGTTTTTTGTTCAGCTAATTTTGGTGAGATTTCTTTTTCCTGATTAAGTAGGTTCTGGTAATTTTTTTCAGTTTCAAGATTAGACTGGATTAATTTTTGGTGTTTTTCTTCTACTTCAGTGTATATTTTTACTTGATACTCACTCCAGTCCAAAACTTTTAAATTAGAGCGGTTAGTGTTGATCTGTTCTTCTTTTTTAGCTTCATCTAATTTGAATTCTTCCAGCGCCTTTTTATATTTTTCAAGGTGAATTCTTTCTCTCTCAAGATTTTCTCTTTCCAAAGAAATGGTTTTATCAGTCTGCTCAATTTGTTTTTCTATGGAAGATGAGTGCTGTCTTTTCTGTTCAAATTCGGCTTCATTATCTGCTTTGAATTCAGACCAGATAAAAAGCTCGTAATGGTTTTTAATATCTGTCTGAATCTGATTAAATACCTCCTGTTCAGATTTCCACTGTCCTTCAAAGATTTTTTTCCGGTCTAAAATTTTCTCAACTTCCGAAAGCTGATTCTGAATTTTCTGCTGGTCATTTTCGACAGCGGTTATTTTTTCCTGAATTTCAGTTAATTCAGAGTGGAGGTCATGGGATTCTAGAATATTCGGATGTTCCAAAGAACCGCACAGAGGGCACGATTCTCCATCATGCAGTTCACTTGCGAAATGCGATAATTGCTGCTGGACCTCTAGATGATTTTTTGTTTTTGAAAATTCCTTTTTTTGAATTTCTAACCTGTCAGTTTTTGACTTAAAATCTTCTTTAAAAGTTTCAATATTAATTTCAAAAGGTTTTAATTCTTCTGAAATCTTATCAAGCTGTATCTTTTGATCTTCCAGTTTTTTTGTTTGCTTTTGCAGGGTATCAGTCAGATTTTTCTTTTGTACAAACCAATTTCCAACATTCATCAATAAGCCGGCATCAAGCTTCTGACGTTTTAAGCCTTCCAGTTCTTTAGAAATATCTTCAATTTTTTTCTGAATGTTTTTCTCTTTTTCCTGTACTTCCTTTACTTTATCAGATCCATTTTTTGTTCTTTCTTTAAGAGTTTTAATGTCCTCTGAAAATTGGATCATCTGTAAAATCAGGTCTAAATCATTTGCTTCTGTTTTAGACTGATTTAAAGCATCGAATTTAGGCTGGAGAGCAGTGAGATGTTCTTTGATTTTATTAAATGTAATTTCGATTTCCTGCAGAGATTTTATCTGGTCTTCTTTATTTTTCTGCTTAGCTGTAATTTCAGCTGAAAGTTTATTTCTCTCGACGAGTAAGGGATTAAATGCTTTAAAAACACGTTCATATAATGCTGTCTGAATTTCTAAAGAATCGATTTTAGGTTTTTGGAGATTTAATTCCTCAAAACTCTTTTTCTTTTGATTTAAATTTTCAAAATCGGCTTTTAAATTTTTTAGCTGCTGATATTTTCCTGTAATCTGCTGATATGCTTTTTTTATTTCATCAAGGATCTGCTGTTTTCCCTTTAAGCTTTCTTTTTGAGCCAGAATCTGTTCTTCATTTACTTCTTCAAAACCTTTTAATTGTCCTTCCAGCTGGTCGAGTTCAGATTTATTTTTAACATTTAAATTTGATACATTATGCTGCAGATCAAAACGCTGAAGATTGAAAATTTCCTTCATCATATTAGTTCTCTCTGCAGCTCCCAGCTCCAAAAATTCTTTGAACTGGCCTTGAGGAATAATGATTGTGCGCTTAAAGTTGGAATAACTTAAGCCTATGATTTTTTCCGCATTAGAATGGTCTAAAGGAACCCATTTTCCATTTATATTTTCATAAAAAGTAACAGCAGATGGTTTTACGTCGTCAAATTTTTTTGAATTACGTTTAAAGTCTCTCGCCACACGGAATAATTTATTTTCATGGTTAACGAAATCAAACTCGATATAAGATTGGTTTGATTTCAAATTCATCATGTTATATGCTCTTTTATCACGCATATTCAGACGCTCCGTTTCGCCGTAAAGAGCAAATGATATCGCTTCGAGAATAGATGATTTTCCAGAACCGACAGAACCGAAAATTCCGAATAAACCTGCTTCCGTAAGATTTTTGAAATCGATCTTCTGGCGTTCCTGATAAGAATATAAGCCTTCGATAGTTAATTGAATAGGAATCATGGTTACGGATTTAAAATTTCATTAAACAAATTCATAAGATCTTCATTAGCTTCCTGTCCGCCGTTCTTAGATTTAAAATAATCCTGAAATAGAGCTTGAATGTCTTTATCCAGATTAATTTCATTCAGTTGGGCATGATCGAAATCCTGATTTTTAACTTTCGGAATCAGATAAACAATGCCGTTATGAGATTGATAGATACGTTTTCTTTCTTCAGCTTTTAAAAATGTTTCACTTTCTAATGTTAATTCAACCAGTGCATTTGGATTTTCATTTAACCAATGAATGGTGTTTTCCACTGAATCAAATGTTTTTCTGACAAGCGGTTTTCCGTTTTTCAATGCAATTTTTTCAAATGACACCTGCTTGTTAGGTGCTGCATCAATAATTGTAACATATTTAGTCTGTCCAGCCTCACTGAAACTGTAGCATAAAGGAGATGATGAATAAACAACAGGTTTTTCTAAAGTTCCGATATTTTGAAAGCTGTGAAGATGTCCTAAAGCTGTATACTGGATCTGTTCAGGAATGATATCAGAATAAATAAGTGCTGCATTTCCGATTTTGATTGGTTTCTCTCCATCTGGTTCTTCAAGGAGAAGAGCTCCTTTTTTGTTCATGTACAGATGAGCTGTCAAAAGGTTAACACCATTTTCACTACAAAATTCATCTGCAAGATTCTTCCAGTTTTCAGACAATACTTTATTGAGTGCCTCCTCTTTATTTTCACCTAAATATTCTTTTAACCTGACCTCATTGGCATAAGGAGTGTGAAGGATCCGTACAGGAAAATTAAAGTTTTGAAGCTGTAATTCAACAAAACCTTCTGCTGTCTTAGAAATCTTGAAATTTTCTAATTCAAAAGGAGTAATTTTTGCTTTTGGGTGTCCAATCAAGATAATACCGCACTCACGGGCTAAAGGATCTGGTGCATCAATTAAATTCGGAGAATCATGATTGCCGGAAATAGCAATAACAGGACGTTTTCCATTTAACGATAAACGTTTTAATGTTTTGTAAAGCAATTCAACAGCTTCAGTTCCTGGATTAAAATTATCAAACAGATCACCTGCAATAATAATTAGATCTGCTTTTTGCTCATCAGCGATCTGAACAATTTCGTCCATGATGGAAATTTGTTCTTCCAAACGGGAAAAGCGGTCCAGGCGTTTCCCCAAATGCCAGTCGGCTGTATGCAGGATTTTCATAATTCAAAAATAAGAAACAAAAAAGGCAATTTGAAATTTTGTTTAAGATTTATGAGTTCTCAATAAAATCAGTCTCAATTGTACTGCAAATGATTTCGCTCTAACGTGTAGCATGCATGCTCCATATAGCATGCAGTTATCACTTCGAGTAAAGAACAAGATAGAGAATATCGAAAAATTATTTGTTGAATTTCTTTTTAGCAAGATTGGGAAGATCATCAAATCGATCTTCAATAAGAGCCGTTTTTTTAGCTTTTGACCATTTTTTTATTTTCTTTTCAAAACTAATAGCTTGTGTAATGTCTGTAAATTCGCAGTAATAAAGAAGCTCAAGAGGTCTCCTTTTATAAGTGTAAGAACCAAAATGTTTTCCTGTCTGATGTTCTTCAAAACGCTTGTAAACATTATCTGTAACTCCTGTATAATAAGTGCTGTCTGAACAAAGTATTATGTAAACGAATGAATTTTTCATAAATAAAAGTAGTAAAAGTTCTCGATACAAAATCATTCTTCATTTCATTACAAATGATTTCACTCGAACTGACGGGATGATGTCGTTATAGCGTCTAGTCGTCACTTCGAGTAGCGGAACAAAGTGGAGCGTATCGAGAAGCTATTAGTACGCAAAAGTTCTCGATACAAAATCATTCTTCATTTCATTACAAATGATTTCACTCAAACTGACGGGATGATGTCGTTATAACGTGTAGCCGTCACTTCGAGTAGCGGAACAAAGTGGAGCATATCGAGAAGTTATTAGTATGCAGAAGTTCTCGATACAAAATCATTCTTCATTACATTACAAATGATTCCACTCGAACTGACGGGATGATGTCGTTATAACGTGTAGCCGTCACTTCGAGTAGCGGAACAAAGTGGAGCATATCGAGAAGTTATTAGCATGCAGAAGTTCTCGATACAAAATCATTCTTCATTACATTACAAATGATTCCACTCGAACTGACGGGATGATTTCGTTATAAAGTGTAGCCGTCACTTCCAGTAGCGAAAC
Coding sequences:
- a CDS encoding LytTR family DNA-binding domain-containing protein, with product MIRAVALDDEILALKIIENYAEKIENLSLEKVFNIQSDAQRYLNKYPVDLIFLDIEMPAKNGLDFYKNISQNTKVIFTTAYSEYAVDAFNINAVDYLLKPFSFERFKAAVEKVKVVSENDGAYSLSIRADYKLHKIHFNDIRLIEGLDDYIQIHLKNTAKITARSSMKSILEKLPAKDFIRVHRSYIVPVKDIKTIVNKNIHIEGFIIPIGETYKDDVMKIVNG
- a CDS encoding PH domain-containing protein, with the protein product MQQLPVTLHPSRLKQTALLIISILFVVSGFFLIEKGNLLIGISNTVFFGICTIVFMITLIPNSSYLQVTEKGIEMRSLFRSTHIPWEVIEGFTPKRVLVNKMVMINFNEYYLKSAKLNSKKGAIPDTYGISAEKLATLLTEYKAQVSQSHFM
- a CDS encoding sensor histidine kinase — protein: MKKIIYHIVLILLLLSIPVISSPDFDGTLSVFRSAPFQREFIRFILIVAFFYLNLMILLPKLFRRRKILEFTVCIAVSYAVVVFLPFFFVPNQQGNADHPPKEITMRIPPPSHRMSENPPPRAPGIHPNPEIMGAKKDNTLIKKVFTSILPFLFSFLSSLFIYRSNEQKEIERSKAKAELLNLKYQLQPHFLFNILNSIYSLALLKSDDAPNGILKLSNVMRYVVQESSKDLVELSKEIDYIKDYIALQLIRTDSSLDFSYSETGDPESSKIAPFLLINFVENAFKYGFNAEENSKISIEIIVQESTLHFKVFNNIVNKTAGDEYSLKIGLKNTEEHLNQMYPKKHILKINNNGNTFNVDLQINLS
- a CDS encoding LLM class flavin-dependent oxidoreductase, translating into MELGIGMFGDLAFDQTTGKYRDAGIKIREILEQVKLMDEVGIDVFAMGEHHRPDYAVSSPEIVLAAAASITKNIKLASGVTVLSSSEPVKVYEDFATLDLISDGRAEIFVGRGSFIESFPLYGYSLNDYEQLFDEKLELLLKINSEENVSWSGKLRAPMQNQTVYPRAKNEGKLSIWRAVGGTPQSVLSAAKLGMPLVVAIIGGMPVQFKDLIEFYKQEYAEAGHDISKMQIAVHSHTFVSDEQNVVDGYFNNYKSQMDRIGASRGWAPYTKMQYDGGRSKNGALFIGSASEVADKIAYMKEIFGITRFIGHMDVGDPAHDVMMKSIELFGEKVKPVIKNL
- a CDS encoding intradiol ring-cleavage dioxygenase is translated as MKTIDRKGFLKTLGLAGVTAVAAPLLMHCSSDDDPVTSSESSSGSSSTGCSVTNSETEGPFPTKTPSSLVQSNIISDRTGVPFTMTLTIQNVNASCANLQGAIVDIWHCDKDGNYSEYGGTGMQPTNYTAVHFLRGRQTTNANGQVSFTSIFPGWYNGRATHIHVHVYNASGQSLLVTQIAFPEGSDSAVVLVGASSGYKGMSGYTYNANDNVFSDGTSNEMSTITGSVSAGYALTHTIKVSA
- a CDS encoding GIY-YIG nuclease family protein produces the protein MKNSFVYIILCSDSTYYTGVTDNVYKRFEEHQTGKHFGSYTYKRRPLELLYYCEFTDITQAISFEKKIKKWSKAKKTALIEDRFDDLPNLAKKKFNK
- a CDS encoding exonuclease SbcCD subunit D → MKILHTADWHLGKRLDRFSRLEEQISIMDEIVQIADEQKADLIIIAGDLFDNFNPGTEAVELLYKTLKRLSLNGKRPVIAISGNHDSPNLIDAPDPLARECGIILIGHPKAKITPFELENFKISKTAEGFVELQLQNFNFPVRILHTPYANEVRLKEYLGENKEEALNKVLSENWKNLADEFCSENGVNLLTAHLYMNKKGALLLEEPDGEKPIKIGNAALIYSDIIPEQIQYTALGHLHSFQNIGTLEKPVVYSSSPLCYSFSEAGQTKYVTIIDAAPNKQVSFEKIALKNGKPLVRKTFDSVENTIHWLNENPNALVELTLESETFLKAEERKRIYQSHNGIVYLIPKVKNQDFDHAQLNEINLDKDIQALFQDYFKSKNGGQEANEDLMNLFNEILNP
- a CDS encoding SMC family ATPase; protein product: MIPIQLTIEGLYSYQERQKIDFKNLTEAGLFGIFGSVGSGKSSILEAISFALYGETERLNMRDKRAYNMMNLKSNQSYIEFDFVNHENKLFRVARDFKRNSKKFDDVKPSAVTFYENINGKWVPLDHSNAEKIIGLSYSNFKRTIIIPQGQFKEFLELGAAERTNMMKEIFNLQRFDLQHNVSNLNVKNKSELDQLEGQLKGFEEVNEEQILAQKESLKGKQQILDEIKKAYQQITGKYQQLKNLKADFENLNQKKKSFEELNLQKPKIDSLEIQTALYERVFKAFNPLLVERNKLSAEITAKQKNKEDQIKSLQEIEITFNKIKEHLTALQPKFDALNQSKTEANDLDLILQMIQFSEDIKTLKERTKNGSDKVKEVQEKEKNIQKKIEDISKELEGLKRQKLDAGLLMNVGNWFVQKKNLTDTLQKQTKKLEDQKIQLDKISEELKPFEINIETFKEDFKSKTDRLEIQKKEFSKTKNHLEVQQQLSHFASELHDGESCPLCGSLEHPNILESHDLHSELTEIQEKITAVENDQQKIQNQLSEVEKILDRKKIFEGQWKSEQEVFNQIQTDIKNHYELFIWSEFKADNEAEFEQKRQHSSSIEKQIEQTDKTISLERENLERERIHLEKYKKALEEFKLDEAKKEEQINTNRSNLKVLDWSEYQVKIYTEVEEKHQKLIQSNLETEKNYQNLLNQEKEISPKLAEQKTIVSQLESRISELEKEISSNSRSLNQALSEHNFTALEEVQHILILEINVQETRNKIQQFRIQSATLKNGIEELSLKLKDFSFDEEQFLLAENQFKTIENDLKQANDSVVKITTEIERLEKEFKKKEELLKESAKLQKRSENLKIMTNLFKGAGFIQYVSSIYLRQLCDHANVRFHRMTRNQLSLQLNENNDFEIIDYLNEGRSRSVKTLSGGQSFQVSLSLALALAESVQANAKAEKNFFFIDEGFGTQDLESVNIVFETLMSLQKENRIVGIISHVEELKEKIPASLNITKDEERGSLIEIN